The following coding sequences lie in one Trypanosoma brucei gambiense DAL972 chromosome 7, complete sequence genomic window:
- a CDS encoding receptor-type adenylate cyclase GRESAG 4,putative: protein MPHRAVWGHRGVPCGTVAQLFLLAVILQVMQAPMVLCDNAEEEINVEVFSLLHKSVVSNGTVKALNTGVLASFHARENITEPGVTVSFSAPATSEQNVNEALEQKLKGFSDLKKILVVLGPLGDKTVLESLDLLTKNEVIGFAPYTGSGAVRGWRPNLYFISVDPLAETLALLRYALAHLRVRRLGFMYLKGVSFGDTEYQLVVQAMARMGYGLCGTFALKSSTEASASSEGFQREWDQFAATNPQAVILYVYPVDDGKKALLKFLEDKRTSGACILSPFALQYFVVETLNATYGRGGGYSHGEVITTGTNPLAKDNEYQAIQRFQKEMKAYLDSHSGASPYSRSDRHLTDDDDGELMVYGWIIGEMLSRALSSREWLKNRSTFKKSLYNQRRYVIDDLVYGDYGGDCPDNVAALGASCQCNQGGKAVYMKRLVEGFRLESVKSGFMALGTSRCDTDGSRLHAPLAAVATFMDNSQLSLNAAEEWHGGASLLVGTGDLGDYDRFFLHRINTSSGTIWKRLKREEEEKLVTVVMGVTDEALLSTSTFVVVDPVLLVPRLRTPNKRVIYLSATLEQQLFVIAKYLGEKGSIGVHSVISSSESNRIEKVVNMSLSRFYQEPQSLVMLNGTVSVTGYLPREGDVFVIGLKQDDVEVIAKHLSANPKLFVYVPFTEVALYYQTFVRVFRDKGPGSSSSNRLLFATNLPHWADGNPSSDTVKKFHNAMKDKSKWTPLSLMGFAAGNLLRTVLPQLKKVDADTLSNLFFSETYLRADDMRYGPYGTEGCGKVEVGLWNDCVTNYGATGIAVWSMARALDPSVPPIAEPISQLLQYEDRDAGRLTGARLIGVCVGAVLFFLLLVVVIVVVLCRYFADARDNANAPKEPTDPVTLIFTDIESSTAQWAAHPEMMPDAVATHHRLIRALIMHYRCYEVKTVGDSFMIACRSPSAAVRLACDLQHNFLHHNWGTAALDESYREFELQRAEEEEGYTPPTAHLDREVYGRLWRGLRVRVGIHTGLCDIRYDEVTKGYDYYGRTANMAARTESVANGGQVLMTRATYMSLSVVEREQFDVTALGPVTLRGVPNPVEMYQLNPIPGRTFAALRLDRDNPGLDDEVSSPSLSEVSSLCAGLTDSARQVAISLNSLLGVFAPAQRQNLLLPLCERWRVSLLRKNSGWSEAYCREVVYRIAVKVGRVADIRGDITP from the coding sequence ATGCCTCACAGAGCAGTTTGGGGACATCGTGGCGTTCCGTGTGGCACTGTGGCGCAactgtttctgcttgcggTGATACTGCAGGTTATGCAAGCACCCATGGTGTTGTGCGATaatgctgaagaagaaataaatgtGGAGGTGTTTTCGCTTCTACATAAAAGTGTTGTATCCAACGGCACCGTAAAGGCTCTTAATACCGGTGTGCTTGCTTCATTTCACGCTCGTGAGAATATAACCGAGCCGGGAGTGACTGTTAGTTTCTCTGCGCCTGCCACTTCCGAGCAAAATGTCAATGAAGCATtagaacaaaaattaaaaggatTCAGTGACCTGAAGAAGATTCTTGTTGTGTTGGGACCCCTTGGTGACAAAACTGTTTTGGAATCACTCGATTTACTGACGAAAAATGAGGTTATCGGTTTCGCTCCGTACACAGGCTCTGGTGCGGTTAGAGGGTGGCGGCCCAACTTGTACTTTATCTCGGTGGATCCACTCGCTGAGACATTAGCCCTCCTGCGTTATGCCCTTGCCCATCTGCGTGTACGGCGTCTGGGatttatgtatttaaaaGGCGTATCATTCGGTGACACTGAGTACCAACTTGTGGTTCAGGCGATGGCTAGGATGGGCTATGGGCTTTGTGGCACATTCGCTCTGAAAAGCTCGACGGAAGCATCTGCAAGCAGCGAAGGTTTTCAAAGGGAGTGGGATCAGTTTGCGGCAACGAATCCGCAGGCTGTTATACTGTACGTGTATCCCGTAGATGACGGTAAAAAGGCTCTACTGAAATTTCTAGAGGACAAGCGTACATCTGGTGCGTGTatactttctccctttgcgCTACAGTATTTCGTTGTCGAAACCTTAAATGCTACATATGGTCGGGGTGGTGGATATTCTCATGGGGAAGTGATCACCACGGGAACGAACCCACTCGCCAAGGATAATGAGTATCAAGCGATCCAACGCTTTCAGAAGGAGATGAAAGCGTACCTTGATTCTCATTCCGGAGCATCACCTTACAGTAGATCTGATCGTCATCTgacggatgatgatgatggtgagctGATGGTGTATGGGTGGATTATCGGTGAAATGCTGTCGCGGGCGCTGAGCTCCCGTGAGTGGCTGAAGAACCGTTCAACGTTCAAAAAGTCTCTGTACAATCAACGGCGTTACGTAATTGATGATCTTGTGTATGGAGATTATGGTGGTGATTGCCCCGATAATGTCGCTGCACTAGGTGCTTCGTGTCAATGTAACCAGGGTGGTAAGGCAGTATACATGAAAAGGCTCGTGGAGGGCTTTCGGCTGGAGAGTGTAAAGAGTGGTTTCATGGCGTTGGGAACATCTCGATGCGATACGGACGGGTCCCGGCTTCATGCCCCGCTGGCAGCTGTTGCCACGTTTATGGATAACAGTCAATTGTCACTGAACGCGGCCGAGGAGTGGCATGGAGGTGCGAGTCTCCTTGTGGGCACTGGGGATCTCGGAGATTACGATAGATTCTTCTTGCACAGGATCAACACAAGCTCAGGCACCATTTGGAAGCGTTTAAaacgtgaggaggaggaaaagcttGTGACCGTTGTCATGGGCGTTACGGATGAAGCGTTACTGAGCACATCGaccttcgttgttgttgatccGGTGCTGCTTGTTCCTCGCCTCCGAACACCTAACAAACGTGTGATATACCTCTCTGCCACACTGGAGCAGCAACTGTTTGTGATCGCCAAGTATTTGGGAGAGAAGGGCTCAATAGGGGTGCACTCTGTCATCAGCAGCTCCGAATCAAATAGAATTGAAAAGGTGGTTAATATGTCGCTGAGTCGGTTTTATCAGGAACCTCAGTCTTTGGTAATGCTGAATGGGACAGTCTCTGTCACAGGCTATCTTCCCCGCGAGGGTGACGTGTTTGTCATAGGCCTCAAACAGGACGACGTCGAGGTGATTGCGAAGCACCTCAGCGCCAACCCCAAGCTATTCGTTTACGTCCCTTTTACTGAGGTGGCATTATACTACCAGACGTTTGTCCGTGTGTTTAGGGATAAGGGTCCTGGAAGCTCGAGTAGTAACCGTTTGCTGTTCGCGACAAACCTTCCACACTGGGCTGATGGGAACCCGTCGTCGGATACTGTGAAAAAGTTTCACAATGCTATGAAGGATAAGTCGAAGTGGACACCACTGTCGTTAATGGGGTTTGCTGCCGGAAACTTGCTGCGGACGGTTCTCCCGCAATTAAAGAAGGTGGACGCAGATACTCTGTcgaatctctttttttcggagACTTATTTGCGAGCTGATGACATGCGCTACGGCCCGTATGGCACAGAGGGATGCGGCAAGGTGGAGGTGGGTCTGTGGAATGACTGCGTGACAAACTACGGTGCGACAGGTATTGCTGTGTGGTCAATGGCACGTGCACTGGATCCGTCGGTCCCACCGATTGCCGAACCAATCTCTCAACTGCTGCAGTATGAGGACCGTGACGCTGGGAGACTGACGGGGGCACGGTtgattggtgtttgtgtgggcgccgttttgttttttttgcttctagtaGTGGTGATCGTTGTCGTATTGTGTCGGTATTTTGCGGATGCGCGTGATAACGCAAATGCACCGAAGGAACCAACGGATCCCGTGACGCTCATCTTCACAGATATCGAAAGCAGTACTGCACAGTGGGCGGCGCACCCAGAGATGATGCCGGACGCTGTAGCGACACATCATCGGCTAATTCGTGCGTTGATTATGCACTACAGGTGCTACGAGGTGAAGACCGTCGGGGACTCCTTCATGATTGCGTGCCGGAGCCCCTCTGCGGCTGTGCGTCTAGCTTGTGACTTGCAGCATAACTTTTTGCACCACAATTGGGGGACAGCTGCGTTGGATGAGTCATACCGTGAGTTTGAACTGCAGCGCgccgaggaagaggaagggtacACTCCGCCGACGGCACATCTGGACCGTGAGGTGTACGGCCGACTATGGCGTGGcctgcgtgtgcgtgttggGATCCACACTGGACTGTGCGACATCCGGTACGATGAGgtgacgaagggatatgactactatggACGGACAGCGAATATGGCAGCAAGGACAGAGAGTGTTGCGAACGGCGGGCAAGTGCTGATGACACGTGCGACCTACATGTCGCTGAGTGTGGTAGAGCGTGAGCAGTTTGATGTAACTGCACTGGGCCCTGTAACGTTACGCGGTGTTCCCAATCCTGTGGAGATGTACCAGCTGAACCCAATTCCCGGTCGCACTTTTGCTGCACTGAGGCTGGACCGCGATAACCCTGGATTGGACGATGAGGTTTCGAGCCCCTCGTTGAGTGAGGTGAGTTCTCTTTGTGCTGGGTTAACTGATTCTGCCAGGCAGGTTGCCATATCCCTGAATTCGCTTCTCGGTGTGTTCGCACCAGCCCAGCGGCAGAATCTGCTGTTACCTCTGTGCGAACGGTGGCGTGTGTCATTGTTGCGCAAGAACAGCGGATGGTCTGAGGCCTACTGCCGGGAAGTGGTTTACCGTATAGCGGTAAAGGTTGGGCGCGTGGCGGACATTAGGGGGGACATAACTCCCTAA
- a CDS encoding T. brucei spp.-specific protein codes for MRSVHQSKGAFTLMLFMALLLSLLGGVLASTFHEYSKEQIFLLRRSGVLKDGWHNISRPPYSFYSGGETGKELEDIYSMSVGQLKNMLRDRQVSCVGCVERGHLVERVVEMRHQPTMEQLVVEELILMENVPLEYELAFAVGAVGGRQDGAAELEVEEE; via the coding sequence ATGAGATCCGTGCATCAATCCAAGGGGGCATTCACATTGATGCTTTTCATGGCACTGCTGCTGTCCCTTTTGGGCGGCGTGTTGGCATCTACGTTTCATGAATATTCCAAGGAGCAAATATTCCTTTTGCGGCGTAGTGGCGTGTTGAAGGACGGTTGGCACAATATTTCCCGCCCTCCGTACTCTTTCTACAGCGGCGGGGAGACGGGAAAAGAATTGGAGGATATTTACTCCATGAGTGTTGGCCAATTGAAGAACATGTTGCGGGACCGGCAGGTCAGTTGCGTGGGATGTGTGGAGCGCGGCCACCTGGTGGAGCGAGTTGTAGAGATGAGGCACCAACCAACCATGGAACAACTTGTGGTGGAAGAACTTATTTTAATGGAGAATGTGCCGCTCGAGTACGAGTTGGCATTCGCAGTGGGAGCGGTGGGTGGGCGGCAGGATGGAGCTGCAGAGCttgaggtggaggaggaatAA
- a CDS encoding T. brucei spp.-specific protein, translated as MAFCAVIKPYRNVPFHSLNITACNAFHILSLVLLPSDPFCPCLILSGGFYSEHYGIYGIRTLMRCCVNGVKRWWINTVRREEVAVCGIRFSKLCLCFLFPNPDFGGVLILVAVAFCVSFPCDPGCHCVASLSVYVIRLFMMGTISFLCVKHNIPLPTHSLLHCFPCVLFFCFIAVKR; from the coding sequence ATGGCGTTTTGTGCTGTCATTAAGCCATATCGTAATGTCCCGTTCCATTCACTCAACATTACCGCTTGTAACGCTTTTCATATCTTATCTTTGGTTTTGCTTCCGAGTGATCCCTTTTGTCCTTGTTTGATACTATCTGGAGGCTTCTATTCAGAACACTATGGAATATACGGAATTCGTACCCTAATGCGTTGTTGTGTTAACGGCGTGAAACGCTGGTGGATTAATACCGTGAGGAGAGAGGAGGTTGCTGTATGCGGCATCCGGTTTAGCAAACTCtgcctttgttttctgtttcccaATCCTGACTTTGGAGGTGTGTTGATATTGGTTGCGGTTGCCTTTTGcgtttctttcccttgcGACCCAGGGTGCCACTGTGTCGCttctctctctgtgtatGTTATCCGTTTATTTATGATGGGTACTATATCCTTTTTATGTGTAAAGCATAATATTCCTCTTCCCACTCATTCCCTGTTGCACTGTTTTCcatgtgttcttttcttttgtttcattgctGTTAAAAGGTAG
- a CDS encoding T. brucei spp.-specific protein encodes MAFCAVIKPYRNVPFHSLNITACNAFHILSLVLLPSDPFCPCLILSGGFYSEHYGIYGIRTLMRCCVNGVKRWWINTVRREEVAVCGIRFSKLCLCFLFPNPDFGGVLILVAVAFCVSFPCDPGCHCVASLSVCMLSVYL; translated from the coding sequence ATGGCGTTTTGTGCTGTCATTAAGCCATATCGTAATGTCCCGTTCCATTCACTCAACATTACCGCTTGTAACGCTTTTCATATCTTATCTTTGGTTTTGCTTCCGAGTGATCCCTTTTGTCCTTGTTTGATACTATCTGGAGGCTTCTATTCAGAACACTATGGAATATACGGAATTCGTACCCTAATGCGTTGTTGTGTTAACGGCGTGAAACGCTGGTGGATTAATACCGTGAGGAGAGAGGAGGTTGCTGTATGCGGCATCCGGTTTAGCAAACTCtgcctttgttttctgtttcccaATCCTGACTTTGGAGGTGTGTTGATATTGGTTGCGGTTGCCTTTTGcgtttctttcccttgcGACCCAGGGTGCCACTGTGTCGcttctctctctgtgtgtatGTTATCCGTTTATTTATGA
- a CDS encoding chaperone protein DNAj, putative gives MKPIPVAMNRSVRRAALMTLQPLVCSGTSARCITTGENHSFRPGRVTLFLRSLFVALTPQRLRSRMATGMQRGMERVQILEQEQLWLQRHGSPLRILGLPDHAELPEVRARYRELVLETHPDSQQRVEAVSGNGTERYDMIQTAYAMATNPTSLWHQNGAAPTLRRGLASGNSASLHVTLFAVMSYVMMGLVAVIFSLVVVRHLLEGALRLLDPKFYAFMTQQEEEERRRQLAGEVVDTDPKRLAPTVVKRLLFPGRFVHGGGSGDDFGYNNISESTGGNSPAD, from the coding sequence ATGAAACCCATACCAGTAGCCATGAACCGTAGCGTTCGGCGTGCGGCACTCATGACACTGCAGCCCCTTGTGTGTTCCGGCACTTCCGCAAGGTGCATCACCACTGGTGAAAATCACAGCTTTCGCCCTGGCCGTGTAACGCTTTTTTTACGCTCTCTTTTCGTAGCCCTCACACCTCAACGTCTCCGCTCTCGTATGGCAACGGGCATGCAACGCGGCATGGAGCGTGTACAAATATTAGAACAGGAGCAGTTATGGTTGCAGCGTCATGGCTCTCCATTGCGCATTTTGGGACTCCCTGATCATGCTGAATTACCGGAAGTACGCGCCCGGTATCGTGAGCTCGTATTAGAGACACATCCAGATAGTCAGCAACGAGTAGAGGCGGTGAGTGGAAATGGAACTGAGCGATACGACATGATCCAAACGGCTTATGCAATGGCCACTAACCCAACGAGCCTTTGGCATCAAAATGGCGCGGCTCCTACGCTTCGCCGTGGTCTCGCCTCTGGAAATTCTGCTAGTTTGCATGTGACTCTCTTCGCTGTGATGTCGTATGTCATGATGGGCCTGGTGGCggttattttttctcttgtagTGGTGAGGCACCTGTTGGAGGGAGCGCTGCGGCTACTGGACCCAAAATTTTATGCATTTATGACCcaacaggaggaggaggagcgacGGCGACAACTTGCTGGTGAAGTGGTGGATACCGATCCCAAGCGACTTGCCCCAACAGTTGTGAAACGTCTCCTCTTCCCTGGCCGATTTGTACATGGTGGAGGCTCTGGGGACGATTTcggttataataatatttctgAAAGTACAGGCGGTAACAGTCCTGCCGATTGA
- a CDS encoding protein kinase, putative: MDFHSLQSTLTEARALASSSKTVSFDHHYELLEELGKGAYGTVWKCCRRHDSLKRPYGVKIINKREAGAKGLRSVMGEVETMSLLSHPNIVRLEETFHDDQTLWIVMEYMAGGELQRALKRDGSFSEVQTRRITMQLLFALEFIHQKGIVHRDLKPENCLLSEGDLVCKISDFGFAVLVGVDQCLMSFCGTTVFMAPEIFSDTNYGKPVDMWALGVMVYLMFTGEYPFLGRTQKETTEAILKANYNMKDGKISEGSSALHDFISKLLVVDPNRRYSAREALKHPWIKLGMNMEIPDDEPKAPKRSGLRPRGVFRALSIAIMAAHRLLYLRYCRMLDSSDCGNCAMLRNFTYVVSGRYEPPCPSLECSGVFLRHPRGLPLLLPMVEVSRTLESLDLSNNNIFNLTFLQQLVKVVGNHPSLVSLNLSNNPIPALAGRGLLRLARSPQSRLTYLGLEGTQLSAEALAQISSALKERLAAAPTLCLSMQSCTGPRPLEQVSPTQSRSARTTRSRSQHGSAHTSLMNPSRSPQSKGPRLPPINSKRRNER; the protein is encoded by the coding sequence ATGGACTTCCATTCGTTGCAGAGTACGTTGACGGAGGCCCGCGCATTAGCCTCTTCGTCCAAGACAGTTTCTTTTGACCATCATTACGAACTTTTGGAGGAACTTGGAAAAGGGGCGTACGGAACGGTATGGAAATGTTGCCGGCGGCACGACTCGTTGAAGCGACCGTACGGAGTAAAAATTATCAACAAGCGAGAAGCGGGAGCAAAAGGGTTGCGTAGTGTGATGGGTGAGGTTGAGACCATGAGTCTTCTCAGTCATCCAAATATTGTGCGATTAGAGGAGACGTTTCACGATGATCAAACCCTTTGGATTGTAATGGAATATATGGCTGGTGGTGAGTTGCAGCGTGCGCTGAAACGTGATGGATCATTTAGTGAAGTCCAGACTCGTCGTATTACTATGCAGCTTCTGTTTGCGTTAGAGTTCATCCACCAAAAGGGTATTGTTCATCGAGACCTTAAACCGGAGAATTGTCTTCTTTCGGAGGGTGACTTAGTGTGTAAGATATCTGACTTTGGTTTTGCCGTGCTCGTTGGCGTGGATCAGTGCCTCATGTCCTTTTGTGGCACAACGGTGTTTATGGCACCTGAGATATTCAGCGACACAAACTATGGCAAACCGGTGGACATGTGGGCATTAGGCGTAATGGTGTATCTTATGTTCACAGGTGAATATCCATTTCTGGGTCGTACGCAGAAAGAGACGACGGAGGCTATTCTGAAGGCCAATTACAACATGAAGGATGGAAAGATTAGTGAGGGGTCATCGGCTTTGCATGACTTTATATCCAAATTACTTGTGGTTGATCCGAACCGCCGGTATAGTGCACGCGAGGCTCTAAAGCACCCGTGGATCAAACTAGGTATGAACATGGAAATTCCCGATGATGAGCCGAAGGCGCCAAAGCGAAGTGGGCTACGTCCCCGTGGCGTGTTTCGCGCTCTCAGCATCGCTATTATGGCTGCCCACCGGCTGCTTTACCTGCGGTACTGCCGCATGCTCGATAGCAGTGATTGCGGAAACTGTGCAATGCTCCGCAACTTCACCTACGTGGTGTCTGGTAGGTACGAACCACCGTGTCCGTCGTTAGAGTGTAGTGGTGTATTCCTGCGTCATCCTCGCGGTTTGCCATTGTTACTCCCAATGGTGGAGGTGAGCCGAACTCTTGAGTCGTTAGATctgagcaacaacaacatcttCAATCTCACGTTTCTGCAGCAACTTGTGAAGGTGGTTGGTAATCATCCGTCTTTGGTGTCACTGAACTTGTCCAACAACCCCATTCCGGCACTGGCAGGTCGTGGTCTGCTCCGTCTTGCCCGAAGCCCGCAGTCACGACTTACATATCTCGGGTTGGAGGGAACACAACTCTCTGCTGAAGCCCTTGCTCAAATCTCATCAGCACTGAAGGAGCGACTGGCCGCCGCCCCAACGTTGTGTCTTTCCATGCAGAGTTGCACAGGCCCACGCCCTTTAGAGCAGGTGAGTCCCACGCAGTCCCGATCCGCCCGCACGACCCGTTCGCGATCACAACACGGGTCGGCACACACGTCTTTAATGAATCCTTCGCGTTCCCCGCAGTCGAAGGGGCCGCGGCTTCCACCTATCAACTCCAAGCGCCGCAACGAGAGATGA
- a CDS encoding ADP-ribosylation factor, putative produces MGALVSQIKSLLGILPADRKIRVLVLGLDNAGKTSILYRLQLGNVTSTVPTVGFNLETLTHKNITFEVWDLGGQANIRPFWRCYFTDTDAVIYVVDSTDKDRMGVAKHELCNLLDEDELRGSLLLIFANKQDVVGAVSEAGVAEQLGVGALSCRTWTIVKSSAKTGEGILEGMDWLCDKLRERGVVTADS; encoded by the coding sequence ATGGGGGCTTTGGTTTCGCAGATAAAATCCCTTCTCGGAATCCTACCGGCGGACAGAAAAATCCGCGTGCTCGTCTTAGGTTTGGATAATGCGGGGAAAACGTCTATTCTGTACCGTCTGCAACTGGGCAATGTAACGTCAACTGTACCAACAGTCGGTTTCAACCTCGAGACGCTGACGCATAAAAACATAACGTTTGAGGTATGGGACTTAGGTGGCCAGGCGAATATCCGACCTTTCTGGCGCTGTTATTTTACTGACACCGACGCTGTCATATATGTTGTGGACAGTACGGACAAGGATCGCATGGGGGTCGCAAAGCATGAGTTGTGCAACCTCCTAGACGAAGACGAGCTGCGGGGCAGTTTATTGCTCATATTTGCTAATAAGCAGGATGTGGTTGGGGCTGTAAGCGAGGCTGGTGTGGCTGAACAACTCGGCGTGGGGGCTCTTTCGTGCCGGACGTGGACAATCGTCAAGAGCAGCGCCAAGACTGGTGAGGGGATACTGGAAGGAATGGATTGGCTCTGCGATAAGCTGCGGGAGCGGGGCGTCGTCACTGCAGACTCGTGA